The Streptococcus sp. 29896 genome includes a region encoding these proteins:
- a CDS encoding response regulator transcription factor has protein sequence MIKILLVEDDLSLSNSVFDFLDDFADVMQVFDGDEGLYEAESGVYDLILLDLMLPEKDGFQVLKELREKGVTTPVLITTAKESLDDKGHGFELGADDYLTKPFYLEELKMRIQALLKRSGKFNENILTYGDMTVDLATNSTHVDGKEVELLGKEFDLLVYFLQNQNVILPKTQIFDRIWGFDSDTTISVVEVYVSKIRKKLKGSAFGENLQTLRSVGYILKNVD, from the coding sequence ATGATAAAGATTTTGCTTGTAGAGGATGATCTTAGTTTATCCAATTCAGTATTTGATTTTTTAGATGATTTTGCAGATGTGATGCAAGTTTTTGATGGTGATGAAGGCTTGTATGAAGCCGAATCAGGTGTTTACGATTTAATTCTCCTTGACTTGATGTTACCAGAAAAAGATGGTTTCCAAGTCTTGAAAGAACTGCGTGAAAAAGGAGTGACGACTCCAGTACTGATTACGACTGCTAAGGAAAGTTTGGATGATAAGGGACATGGTTTTGAATTGGGGGCAGATGATTATCTGACAAAACCATTCTACTTAGAAGAGCTAAAAATGCGGATTCAAGCCTTGCTCAAACGCTCTGGAAAATTTAACGAAAACATTCTGACTTATGGAGATATGACAGTGGATCTTGCGACCAATTCTACGCATGTAGATGGGAAAGAGGTTGAACTTCTAGGGAAGGAGTTTGATTTATTGGTCTATTTCTTGCAAAATCAAAACGTTATCTTACCAAAAACACAAATTTTTGACCGTATTTGGGGATTCGATAGTGACACTACCATCTCAGTTGTCGAAGTATATGTGTCGAAAATTCGTAAAAAATTGAAAGGTTCAGCATTTGGTGAGAATCTACAGACTCTCCGAAGTGTTGGTTACATTTTGAAAAATGTTGACTAA